In a single window of the Lates calcarifer isolate ASB-BC8 linkage group LG1, TLL_Latcal_v3, whole genome shotgun sequence genome:
- the LOC108901102 gene encoding LOW QUALITY PROTEIN: cell surface A33 antigen (The sequence of the model RefSeq protein was modified relative to this genomic sequence to represent the inferred CDS: deleted 1 base in 1 codon), whose protein sequence is MTTKRQLGWQKLFLILTVLPCCRSLQVSIPQPEYKVARGNDITLTCSFVPAQPHITTLILKWEAFSDIDGGPTKAVATYFTNAPTDIAPAYEGRASLEVDLTNHVSTLQLKKVTMQDNRSFQCSVIIPGDDEGTTAATTSLLVLVAPSAPICRIQGKAEYWHDISLTCMSEEGSPKPTYDWKSYSVQNVPRQLPPKATDKDGVLSLFNISREISGFYICTSKNPIASASCNLTLAVMPGGMNEASFAGIIGGVVAGLLLLGILIFCCYRRNSKKGTYAEGAPGEVEFYDRDAPESGEQYEDDKPNSELKHHKQYEDNIVPQNNYSEGQAGIKFEDDQHSYSSSKERNDGKASDIDSQHYRGDQRDQYRGSRDRLDDQRDRYGGSREHLDDKRNYSGSRDRLEDQRDRYGSRDRLDDKRNYSGSRDRLDDQRDRYGGSRDRLDDQRDRYGGSRDRLDDQRDRYGSRDRLDDQRNRYGSRDRLDDRHDRYGGSRDRLDYSDDQYRNRYE, encoded by the exons ATGACGACAAAGAGGCAGCTTGGATGGCAAAAGCTATTTCTGATACTCACAG taCTTCCCTGCTGCAGGAGTTTGCAGGTTTCTATTCCACAGCCAGAATATAAGGTTGCAAGAGGAAATGATATTACTTTGACCTGTTCCTTCGTCCCAGCCCAACCACACATCACCACACTCATTCTCAAATGGGAAGCTTTCTCTGACATCGATGGTGGTCCAACG AAAGCCGTGGCCACCTACTTTACAAATGCTCCGACTGACATTGCACCTGCTTATGAAGGCAGAGCGTCTCTGGAGGTTGACCTTACCAACCATGTGAGCACACTACAGTTAAAAAAGGTGACCATGCAGGACAACCGTTCTTTCCAGTGCAGTGTCATAATACCTGGTGACGACGAGGGAACAACAGCTGCCACCACTTCCCTTTTGGTCCTGG TGGCTCCCTCTGCGCCGATCTGCAGGATTCAGGGAAAAGCGGAGTATTGGCACGACATCAGCCTCACCTGCATGTCTGAGGAGGGATCCCCAAAACCTACCTATGACTGGAAGAGCTACAGTGTTCAGAACGTTCCCAGACAGTTGCCACCGAAAGCAACAGACA AGGATGGAGTTTTATCTCTCTTCAACATTTCAAGAGAGATCTCA GGGTTCTACATTTGCACGTCAAAAAATCCAATTGCTTCTGCCAGCTGTAACTTAACCTTAGCTGTGATGCCTG GTGGCATGAATGAGGCATCGTTTGCAGGAATAATTGGAGGAGTTGTTGCAGGCCTTCTCCTTCTAGGGATTCTCATCTTCTGTTGCTACCggagaaacagcaaaaaggGAACGTACGCTGAGGG tGCCCCTGGAGAAGTGGAGTTTTATGACAGAGATGCTCCTGAATCTGGAGAGCAGTACGAGGATGACAAGCCAAACAGCGAGTTAAAGCATCACAAGCAATATGAAGACAATATTGTTCCTCAAAACAATTACAGTGAAGGACAAGCTGGAATCAAGTTTGAGGATGATCAACACAGTTATAGTAGCAGTAAAGAAAGGAATGATGGCAAGGCCAGTGATATTGACTCTCAGCATTACCGGGGCGATCAGCGTGACCAGTATCGTGGAAGTCGTGATCGTCTTGACGATCAGCGAGATCGTTACGGTGGCAGTCGTGAACACCTTGATGATAAACGTAACTACAGTGGCAGCCGTGATCGCCTTGAAGATCAACGAGATCGCTATGGCAGTCGTGATCGCCTTGATGATAAACGTAACTACAGTGGCAGCCGTGATCGCCTTGACGATCAACGAGATCGCTATGGTGGCAGCCGTGATCGCCTCGATGATCAACGAGATCGCTATGGTGGCAGTCGTGATCGCCTTGACGACCAACGAGATCGCTATGGCAGTCGTGATCGCCTTGACGATCAGCGCAATCGTTACGGCAGTCGGGATCGCCTTGACGATCGCCATGACCGTTACGGTGGTAGTCGTGATCGTCTTGATTACAGTGACGATCAATACAGAAATCGATATGAATAA